Below is a genomic region from Pseudomonas extremaustralis.
TTATCAAATGGCGTGTACTTGAATCTGATCAAGCGAAAGCTTCTGCCGAAGGTGTTGTCGGTTCGGATCTCGTCTTGATTGAACGTCTGGCAGCGTTGCCTGGCCTATCGTTGACACATTGCCGTTTGGTGAGTGTTCGAGCTTCAGAGGAGACCAGTAAATTGGTCGAGGCTTTGCGGGGCGCTTTCGGTGTTACCGTATCCTGTGCTGCACCAGCGCGCGAGATGGCCGGAGTGCGCAATGGCTACCAAGACTTCGAGCGCCTTGGTCTTGACCGCTGGTTAGCGATGCTGGGTGGCTTCAAGCTGGCTTCGGGTGCGTGCCTGGTCCTCGATTTTGGTACCGCGGCCACCGCCGATTTCGTCGCCGCAGATGGCGAGCACCTGGGAGGCTTCATTTGCCCCGGCATGCCGTTAATGCGCAATCAGTTGCGCACGCATACTCGCAAGATACGCTATGACGACGCGGCGGCCGAGCTTGCTCTGGAGCGGCTCTCCCCTGGGCGTACGACTGCGGAGGCTGTCGAGCGTGGTTGTACGCTGATGCTCAGGGGGTTCGTTTTGACTCAGCTCGAGTTGGCGCGAAGCTACTGGGGTGATGATTTCACCGTATTCCTCACGGGGGGGGATGCTGATCTCGTCTTGGGTGTCATACCGCAGGCACGGCTGGTTCCTGACCTGGTTTTCGTTGGTCTGGCCATGGCGTGTCCTTTGTCCTGAGGTGTTTATGCGTTGGCTGTTTTTGCTTTTACTCGTTCTCAATGCTTTTTATTACGTTTGGCATCAACAGGAGGCTCCGTTGCGCGCCAAGGATGTCACGCCGTTGAGTCTGTATCGTGGCTCTCAGCAGGATATCCGACTGTTGAGTGAGTCCTCTGACGCGGTGGCTCGGCGTGACAAGGCAAAAGCGTCCGATGCGCAGAGTACCTGCTTATACATCGGCGGCTTTAACGACCAGCGCAAGGCTCAGGCTGTTGAGCAGCGTCTCACGAGTCTGGATATAAAGGTCAAGATTCAACTTTTGAACATGCCTGAGGCTTCCGGTTACTGGCTTCGTGTGGCTCCTGAAAGCCGCCAACTGGCTGAGGATCTGCCGTTTGAAAACCTTGCCAATGAATTCAATGAGTTAAAACATAAAATAATGCTGTGCGAAGGCATTGCAACTCTCGAATAGTTTGCATAGAATGGCGCCCGCTTCGCAGTGAAGACCTTTAAGGTCTAAAGTGCAAAGCAAAGGTCAACGCAGCTAACCTCATATTTTTAATGAGAAAATGCTTGACAGAAGGTCGGCGTGATGTAGAATGCCGGCTCGCTTAGGAGGGGTTCCCGAGCGGCCAAAGGGATCAGACTGTAAATCTGACGTCTACGACTTCGAAGGTTCGAATCCTTCCCCCTCCACCATTTTTAGCGTGAGCTGCAAGCTCCGCGGGTATAGTTTAGTGGTAGAACCTCAGCCTTCCAAGCTGATGATGCGGGTTCGATTCCCGCTACCCGCTCCAAGTTTGCAGGTTGTGCGGCGTGTTTTGCTCTTGTAGCTCAGTTGGTAGAGCACACCCTTGGTAAGGGTGAGGTCAGCGGTTCAAATCCGCTCAAGAGCTCCATATAACAAGGCAGATATGAAAATATCTGCCTTTGTTTTAACGGCTGTCTCGGCTTGATTCTGTTGTAGCTGGCTTTTTTGCCGGGTGGTATCAGGTCTCTTGGGGTTGGCTGTTGTAAAGTCTTTTTCAGGCCTGCATAATGGCCGGCCTGATTTTGTTTTAGGTCAGTAGCTCAATTGGCAGAGCGACGGTCTCCAAAACCGTAGGTTGGGGGTTCGATTCCCTCCTGACCTGCCAGATTCACGCGGTGTGTCTGGCTTTCTTTTCACAGGATCTTCATAGATGACTCCTAAGGCTGAAGCTCAAAGCTCTCGTTTCGATCTAGTCAAGTGGCTTGCTGTCGTCGCATTGGTGGTCGTAGGCGTTGTTGGCAATCAGTACTATTCTGCTTCGCCGATCCTGTACCGTGTACTCGCTTTGCTCGCCCTTGCTGCTGTAGCTGCCTTTGTAGGCCTGCAGACTGCCAAAGGCAAGTCTTTCGCGGTCCTGGTAAAGGAAGCTCGCGTCGAAATTCGTAAAGTCGTTTGGCCGACTCGCCAAGAAACCACGCAGACCACGTTGATTGTAGTGGCTGTTGTTCTGGTTATGGCGTTGCTGTTGTGGGGGCTTGATTCCCTGCTCGGCTGGCTTGTTTCCTTGATTGTTGGCTAAGGGTGTCCCGTGGCTAAGCGTTGGTACGTTGTGCATGCTTACTCGGGTTACGAGAAGCATGTTATGCGCTCTTTGCTGGAGCGCGTAAAGCTGGCAGGCATGGAAGATGGCTTCGGCGAAATTCTGGTTCCCACTGAAGAAGTGGTTGAAATGCGGAATGGTCAGAAGCGTAAGAGTGAGCGCAAGTTCTTCCCTGGCTACGTGCTGGTTCAGATGGACATGAATGAAGGTACTTGGCACTTGGTCAAGGATACCCCTCGTGTCATGGGCTTCATTGGTGGTACGGCCGATAAGCCTGCTCCGATCACCGACAAAGAAGCAGAAGCGATTCTGCGTCGTGTTGCTGACGGTAGCGACAAGCCCAAGCCGAAGACGTTGTTCGAGCCGGGAGAGGTTGTTCGTGTCACCGATGGTCCGTTTGCTGATTTTAACGGCACCGTCGAAGAAGTTAACTACGAAAAGAGCCGGATCCAAGTGGCGGTGCTCATTTTCGGACGCTCTACTCCGGTAGAGTTGGAGTTCAGCCAGGTCGAGAAGGTCTAGCTGGAAAAGTATCCCAACCCCGCAGCCTTAGGCTGTGGGGTTTTGTCGTCACTGGGATAAACGCGCAAGTAACCGGGGAGCCTTTCGAGGCGTTTGAACCCGTAATTGGAGTGCCTCATGGCCAAGAAGATTACCGCTTACATCAAGCTGCAAGTGAAGGCCGCTCAGGCCAACCCTAGCCCACCCGTCGGTCCAGCTCTGGGTCAGCACGGCGTGAACATCATGGAATTCTGCAAGGCCTTCAACGCCCGTACTCAGGGTCTTGAGCCAGGTCTGCCGACTCCAGTGATCATCACTGTATACAGCGACCGTAGCTTCACCTTCGAAACCAAGTCGACCCCGGCTTCGGTTCTGTTGAAGAAAGCTGCTGGTCTGACAAGCGGTTCCGCTCGTCCTAACACCGTTAAGGTTGGCACCGTGACTCGTGCTCAGCTGGAAGAAATCGCGAAAACCAAAAACGCGGATCTGACTGCAGCTGATATGGATGCAGCCGTGCGTACCATCGCCGGTTCTGCTCGTAGCATGGGCCTTAACGTGGAGGGTGTGTAATGGCTAAGCTGACCAAGCGCCAAAAGGCTATCGCTGGCAAAATCGAAGCAGGAAAGGCCTACA
It encodes:
- a CDS encoding pantothenate kinase, translating into MILELDCGNSFIKWRVLESDQAKASAEGVVGSDLVLIERLAALPGLSLTHCRLVSVRASEETSKLVEALRGAFGVTVSCAAPAREMAGVRNGYQDFERLGLDRWLAMLGGFKLASGACLVLDFGTAATADFVAADGEHLGGFICPGMPLMRNQLRTHTRKIRYDDAAAELALERLSPGRTTAEAVERGCTLMLRGFVLTQLELARSYWGDDFTVFLTGGDADLVLGVIPQARLVPDLVFVGLAMACPLS
- the secE gene encoding preprotein translocase subunit SecE, whose amino-acid sequence is MTPKAEAQSSRFDLVKWLAVVALVVVGVVGNQYYSASPILYRVLALLALAAVAAFVGLQTAKGKSFAVLVKEARVEIRKVVWPTRQETTQTTLIVVAVVLVMALLLWGLDSLLGWLVSLIVG
- the nusG gene encoding transcription termination/antitermination protein NusG produces the protein MAKRWYVVHAYSGYEKHVMRSLLERVKLAGMEDGFGEILVPTEEVVEMRNGQKRKSERKFFPGYVLVQMDMNEGTWHLVKDTPRVMGFIGGTADKPAPITDKEAEAILRRVADGSDKPKPKTLFEPGEVVRVTDGPFADFNGTVEEVNYEKSRIQVAVLIFGRSTPVELEFSQVEKV
- the rplK gene encoding 50S ribosomal protein L11, with product MAKKITAYIKLQVKAAQANPSPPVGPALGQHGVNIMEFCKAFNARTQGLEPGLPTPVIITVYSDRSFTFETKSTPASVLLKKAAGLTSGSARPNTVKVGTVTRAQLEEIAKTKNADLTAADMDAAVRTIAGSARSMGLNVEGV